A region from the Pelagovum pacificum genome encodes:
- a CDS encoding D-alanyl-D-alanine carboxypeptidase family protein, whose translation MASRIGNPARTGLTLCVVLLLAALAPLAARAAPYAEMVMDARTGQVYTSDNANTRLHPASLTKMMTLYIAFEAIERGEIGLDTVVTIPREAAAEPPSKLGLTTGMQIRFRYLIRSAAVKSANDSATAIAFAISGSKEAFAERMNRTARAMGMNNTTFRNPHGLTMEGHMSTAYDMSILGRHMIYDWPQYYNLFSRRETDAGLRTVANTNRRLLDAYPGADGIKTGFTNAAGSNLVASAERGNVRIIATVFGGSSSANRNARIMELFDLGFSRAPARVALVRPERPPYLGNNAEPGTRTVRVAGAVMHSLRPTERPASVLALHAPPPSVDGDLVTAAVAAAIAPTGDQTADAAALAAAASPPPRPEDVTLASAPAAPPQEVVTRMSTSSGRHWGINVGRYNSQYQAERVLLRVALNEMSSLDGSLRRVVQGNRGFDANFMGLTRDTAEVACARLQARGTTCFMIAPPS comes from the coding sequence ATGGCAAGTCGTATTGGGAACCCCGCGCGGACGGGGCTGACACTTTGTGTCGTTCTTCTACTGGCAGCGCTCGCACCATTGGCAGCACGCGCGGCACCCTACGCGGAGATGGTGATGGATGCCCGAACCGGGCAGGTCTACACCTCCGACAACGCGAACACGCGACTTCATCCGGCATCTCTCACCAAGATGATGACGCTCTATATCGCCTTCGAGGCGATCGAGCGTGGCGAGATCGGCCTCGACACCGTGGTCACCATCCCGCGGGAGGCCGCGGCCGAACCGCCCTCGAAACTCGGCCTCACGACGGGGATGCAAATCCGCTTTCGCTACCTGATCCGCTCCGCTGCGGTGAAGTCGGCGAACGACAGCGCGACGGCCATCGCTTTCGCCATCTCCGGGTCCAAGGAAGCCTTCGCCGAGCGGATGAACCGCACCGCCCGCGCGATGGGGATGAACAACACCACGTTCCGCAACCCCCACGGGCTGACGATGGAGGGGCACATGTCGACCGCCTACGACATGTCGATCCTCGGGCGGCACATGATCTACGACTGGCCGCAGTACTATAACCTCTTCTCGCGCCGCGAGACGGACGCCGGCCTGCGCACGGTGGCCAACACCAACCGCCGCCTGCTGGACGCCTACCCCGGCGCCGACGGCATCAAGACCGGCTTCACCAACGCCGCCGGCTCGAACCTCGTCGCCTCCGCCGAGCGGGGCAATGTGCGTATCATCGCTACCGTGTTCGGCGGCTCCTCCTCCGCCAACCGCAACGCGCGCATCATGGAGCTGTTCGACCTCGGCTTCTCCCGCGCGCCGGCCCGGGTCGCGCTGGTGCGTCCCGAACGTCCGCCTTACCTCGGCAACAATGCCGAGCCGGGCACGCGGACGGTGCGCGTCGCCGGGGCCGTGATGCACAGTCTGCGGCCAACGGAGCGCCCGGCCTCCGTGCTGGCGCTTCATGCGCCGCCGCCGTCCGTCGATGGGGATCTCGTGACGGCTGCCGTGGCCGCCGCGATCGCACCGACCGGTGATCAGACGGCCGATGCCGCCGCGCTCGCCGCTGCCGCGTCTCCGCCGCCGCGGCCGGAGGACGTCACGCTGGCCTCCGCACCCGCCGCACCGCCGCAGGAAGTCGTGACCCGCATGTCGACCAGCAGCGGTCGCCACTGGGGCATCAACGTCGGGCGCTACAACTCGCAGTACCAGGCGGAGCGAGTCCTCCTGCGGGTCGCTCTGAACGAGATGTCGTCGCTCGACGGGTCGCTGCGCCGGGTGGTGCAGGGCAACCGTGGGTTCGATGCGAACTTCATGGGCCTGACCCGCGACACCGCAGAGGTCGCCTGTGCCCGCCTTCAGGCGCGCGGTACGACCTGCTTCATGATCGCCCCGCCCAGCTGA
- a CDS encoding ABC transporter ATP-binding protein: MTDQILSVRNLNVRFNQDGSSTHAVRGVSFDVGRGETVALVGESGSGKSVTALSTVQLLGESATLSGSIIYEGEEMVGAPESKLRQVRGNDISFIFQEPMTSLNPLHTLEKQLAESIELHQGLRGPAVRERIIELLTQVGIRDPEQRLTSYPHQLSGGQRQRVMIAMALANGPDLLIADEPTTALDVTIQAQILDLLADLKTHSQLSLLFITHDLTIVRQIADRVCVMKDGEIVEHGPVDEIFDHPQHPYTRMLLEAESTGSPTPVPENAELVAETQNLKIWFPIQRGLMRRTVGHIKAVNDASLSVRAGETVGIVGESGSGKTTLALAIMRLIRSEGRILFLGNDIQGLSQSKVRPLRGDMQIVFQDPYGSLSPRMTVAEIIAEGLGVHGIEKGEDKRVLVAEIMDEVGLNPAMMDRYPHEFSGGQRQRIAIARAMILRPKLVVLDEPTSALDMTVQVQIVDLLRELQRRNRLAYIFISHDLKVVRALSHKVLVMKQGDVVEAGPVDQIFDSPQTDYTRELMKAAFIKAG, encoded by the coding sequence ATGACCGATCAGATCCTGTCCGTTCGCAACCTGAACGTCCGCTTCAACCAGGACGGCAGCTCGACCCACGCGGTGCGCGGCGTCAGCTTCGACGTCGGCCGGGGGGAGACGGTGGCCCTCGTCGGCGAGTCCGGGTCGGGCAAGTCCGTCACCGCGCTGTCGACCGTGCAGCTTCTGGGGGAAAGCGCGACGCTCTCGGGCTCCATCATCTACGAGGGCGAGGAGATGGTCGGCGCACCGGAATCGAAGCTGCGCCAAGTGCGCGGCAACGACATCAGCTTCATCTTCCAGGAGCCGATGACCTCGCTCAACCCGCTGCACACGCTGGAGAAGCAGCTCGCCGAGTCGATCGAGCTGCACCAGGGCCTGCGCGGCCCGGCGGTGCGAGAGCGGATCATCGAACTGCTCACCCAGGTCGGCATTCGCGACCCCGAGCAGAGACTGACGAGCTACCCGCACCAGCTGTCCGGCGGACAGCGGCAGCGCGTGATGATCGCGATGGCGCTCGCCAACGGGCCGGACCTGCTGATCGCGGACGAGCCGACGACCGCGCTCGACGTCACGATCCAGGCGCAGATCCTCGACCTGCTCGCTGACCTGAAGACGCACAGCCAGCTCTCCCTGCTGTTCATCACCCATGACCTGACCATCGTGCGGCAGATCGCCGACCGGGTCTGCGTGATGAAGGACGGCGAGATCGTGGAACACGGCCCGGTGGACGAGATCTTCGACCACCCGCAGCATCCCTACACGAGAATGCTGCTGGAGGCGGAAAGCACCGGCAGCCCGACACCCGTCCCTGAGAATGCCGAACTGGTCGCGGAGACGCAGAACCTGAAGATCTGGTTCCCGATCCAGCGCGGCCTGATGCGCCGCACGGTCGGTCACATCAAGGCAGTGAACGACGCCAGCCTGTCCGTCAGGGCAGGGGAGACGGTCGGCATCGTGGGCGAGTCGGGCTCCGGCAAGACGACGTTGGCGCTCGCCATCATGCGGCTGATCCGATCCGAGGGGCGCATCCTGTTCCTCGGCAACGACATCCAGGGGCTGTCGCAAAGCAAGGTCAGACCGCTGCGCGGCGACATGCAGATCGTCTTTCAGGACCCCTACGGCTCGCTCAGCCCCCGCATGACGGTGGCGGAGATCATCGCCGAGGGCCTCGGCGTGCATGGTATCGAAAAGGGCGAGGACAAGCGCGTCCTCGTCGCAGAGATCATGGACGAAGTCGGCCTGAACCCCGCGATGATGGATCGCTACCCGCACGAGTTCTCCGGCGGACAGAGGCAGCGGATCGCCATCGCGCGAGCGATGATCCTGCGGCCGAAGCTGGTGGTCCTGGACGAGCCGACCTCGGCGCTCGACATGACGGTGCAGGTTCAGATCGTAGATCTGCTGCGCGAATTGCAGCGCCGGAACCGGCTGGCCTACATCTTCATCAGCCACGACCTGAAGGTCGTGCGCGCGCTGTCCCACAAGGTGCTGGTGATGAAGCAGGGTGACGTGGTCGAAGCGGGTCCGGTCGACCAGATCTTCGACTCGCCCCAGACCGACTATACCCGAGAACTGATGAAAGCGGCCTTCATCAAGGCCGGCTGA
- a CDS encoding ABC transporter permease yields MPGMAAAPNRKRPVLSPLNQRRWRNFRRNGRAFWSLWIFTLLFGLSLFAEFIANDKPVLVSYRGELRMPIFSFYSERDFGGDFPSEAVYGDIEVRCLIQTGGLADDCFDDPVGTLDAAEDGSLESNPDFQAGWVIWPPIPYSYDTIVDVPGVAPSPPSPDNWLGTDDTKRDVVARVIYGFRLSILFAIIVTVTSSLIGIVAGAVQGYFGGWTDLVFQRLIEVWTGTPSLYVIIIVFAILGRSFWLLVFLTVLFGWPALVGVVRAEFLRARNFEYVRAARALGVSDRTIMFRHVLPNAMVATVTMLPFLVTGAIGTLASLDFLGFGLPSSAPSLGEMTLQAKQNLQAPWLGFTSFFTFAIMLSLLVFIFEGVRDAFDPRKTFTGGAKTETAGPATETAAEGAADPR; encoded by the coding sequence ATGCCGGGCATGGCCGCGGCCCCGAACCGCAAGCGCCCCGTCCTGTCGCCGCTGAACCAGCGCCGCTGGCGCAACTTCCGCCGCAACGGGCGGGCCTTCTGGTCGCTCTGGATCTTCACGCTGCTCTTCGGGCTCAGCCTGTTCGCGGAGTTCATCGCCAACGACAAGCCGGTCCTCGTCAGCTACCGGGGCGAACTGCGGATGCCGATCTTTTCCTTCTACTCGGAGCGGGACTTCGGCGGCGACTTCCCGTCCGAGGCCGTCTACGGCGACATCGAAGTGCGCTGCCTGATCCAGACCGGCGGCCTCGCCGACGACTGCTTCGACGATCCGGTCGGAACACTGGATGCGGCGGAGGATGGCAGCCTCGAGTCCAATCCCGACTTCCAGGCGGGGTGGGTGATCTGGCCGCCGATCCCCTACAGCTACGACACGATCGTCGACGTGCCGGGTGTCGCGCCGTCTCCGCCCAGCCCGGACAACTGGCTCGGCACCGACGACACCAAGCGCGACGTGGTCGCGCGAGTGATCTACGGCTTCCGGCTGTCGATCCTGTTCGCGATCATCGTCACCGTAACCTCGTCGCTGATCGGCATCGTCGCCGGCGCGGTGCAGGGCTATTTCGGCGGCTGGACCGACCTCGTCTTCCAGCGTCTGATCGAGGTCTGGACCGGAACGCCGAGCCTCTACGTCATCATCATCGTCTTCGCGATCCTGGGGCGAAGTTTCTGGCTCCTTGTGTTCCTGACGGTGCTGTTCGGCTGGCCGGCATTGGTCGGCGTCGTCCGGGCGGAATTCCTGCGGGCACGGAACTTCGAGTACGTGCGCGCCGCGCGCGCACTCGGTGTGAGTGACCGGACCATCATGTTCCGCCATGTGCTGCCGAACGCGATGGTGGCCACCGTGACCATGTTGCCGTTTCTCGTGACCGGCGCGATCGGCACGCTCGCCTCTCTCGACTTTCTCGGCTTCGGCCTGCCGTCGTCGGCCCCCTCACTGGGCGAGATGACCCTGCAGGCGAAGCAGAACCTCCAGGCGCCGTGGCTTGGCTTCACCTCCTTCTTCACCTTCGCGATCATGCTGTCGCTGCTGGTCTTCATCTTCGAGGGCGTGCGTGACGCGTTCGACCCACGCAAGACCTTCACCGGTGGTGCGAAGACCGAGACGGCCGGCCCCGCGACGGAAACCGCCGCCGAGGGGGCGGCAGACCCCAGATGA
- a CDS encoding microcin C ABC transporter permease YejB, which yields MGAYILRRLLLVIPTLLGIMIINFALIQFVPGGPIEQIIARLEGNGDVFESFAGGGSEVIESGDSDYIGARGLPANFIEELEREFGFDKPPLERFLTMMWDYMRFDFGESYFRNISVVDLVLEKMPVSITLGLWSTLIAYLVSIPLGIRKAVRDGSPFDTWTSGAIIVGYAIPGFLFAILLIVLFAGGSYWRIFPLRGLTSDNWEDLSLIGKALDYFWHITLPVLASTISAFATLTLLTKNSFLDEIKKQYVMTAKAKGLPERKVLYGHVFRNAMLIVISGFPALFIGVFFGGSLIIETLFSLDGLGRLGYEAAVARDYPVVFGTLFTFSLIGLVVGILTDLTYVLIDPRIDFEGRG from the coding sequence ATGGGCGCATATATCCTGAGGCGGCTGTTGCTGGTGATCCCGACGCTTCTCGGGATCATGATCATCAACTTCGCGCTGATCCAGTTCGTCCCCGGCGGCCCGATCGAACAGATCATCGCCCGCCTCGAAGGCAACGGCGACGTATTCGAAAGCTTCGCCGGCGGTGGCTCCGAAGTGATCGAGAGCGGCGACAGCGACTACATCGGCGCGCGCGGCCTCCCCGCCAACTTCATCGAGGAACTCGAGCGCGAGTTCGGCTTCGACAAGCCGCCGCTCGAACGGTTCCTGACGATGATGTGGGACTACATGCGCTTCGACTTCGGCGAGAGCTACTTCCGCAACATTTCCGTCGTCGACCTCGTGCTCGAGAAGATGCCGGTGTCGATCACGCTTGGTCTCTGGTCGACGCTGATCGCCTACCTCGTCTCCATCCCGCTCGGCATCCGAAAGGCGGTGCGCGACGGCTCGCCCTTCGACACGTGGACCTCCGGTGCGATCATCGTCGGCTACGCGATCCCCGGTTTCCTGTTCGCGATCCTGCTGATCGTGCTGTTCGCCGGCGGCAGTTACTGGCGGATCTTCCCGTTGAGGGGCCTGACCAGCGACAACTGGGAAGACCTGAGCCTGATCGGCAAGGCGCTCGACTACTTCTGGCACATCACGTTGCCGGTGCTCGCCTCAACCATCTCCGCCTTCGCGACGCTGACGCTGCTGACGAAGAACAGCTTCCTCGACGAGATCAAGAAGCAGTACGTGATGACCGCCAAGGCCAAGGGCCTGCCGGAGCGCAAGGTCCTCTACGGCCACGTCTTCCGCAACGCGATGCTGATCGTGATTTCCGGCTTTCCGGCACTGTTCATCGGCGTGTTCTTTGGTGGCTCGCTCATCATCGAGACACTGTTCAGCCTCGATGGGCTCGGCAGGCTTGGTTACGAGGCCGCCGTCGCACGGGACTACCCTGTGGTGTTCGGCACGCTGTTCACCTTCTCGCTGATCGGGCTTGTGGTCGGCATCCTGACCGACCTGACCTACGTGCTGATCGACCCGCGCATCGACTTCGAGGGGAGGGGATAG
- a CDS encoding extracellular solute-binding protein, which yields MSRHTSRSVAVPASAPLGGKWGTALGGSLLLVGTLLWAVDARAQETDAEPEADVSDSEVIESHGYANFGELMYPADMEHLNYVNPDAPKGGEIAIWSQGTFDSFNLYAFQGVAAALSTISSEAILTGTADDPYGMYCFLCTTMEYPEDLSYVIFNLRDDVTFQDGTPMTAEDVKFSMELFLEQGISEFRVVRSTWLDTVEVLDDHTVKFTFTDDAPMRDRISFAGGTPVFSKAWFEETGQRLDEPSEEPLMSTGQYMLDSFDYNRQIIYRSNPDYWGADHPFSIGRGNFETIRVEYFADGAAAFEGFKAGEYTFRSENTSLLWATGYDFPALDNGWAVQETIPDGTVGTRQAFVFNMDREKWQDQRTRQAVELMFNFEWSNETLFYGLYARPESFWPNTDLAAMGTPTEGELAILEPLVEEGLLDESILTAEAVIPPVNDPGENRPGRGALREATRLLTEAGWEIGNSGYYEKDGEVLEVVILQFSPQFDRIVNPYIENLEALGVRGVLERVDSSTYQERRLSGDFDLTNAGFSMSLEPGTELKQWFSSETAGESSRNLQRLQSEAVDRLIPLVTEADTLEELQNSTRALDRVLRSLHFEVPQWFNSEQWVAYYDMFRHPEELPPYSVGQLDFWWYDEEAAAELEAAGAFQ from the coding sequence ATGTCCCGTCACACGTCCCGTTCGGTTGCCGTTCCCGCAAGCGCCCCGTTGGGCGGCAAATGGGGCACCGCCCTCGGCGGGTCGCTTCTGCTCGTCGGCACGCTTCTTTGGGCCGTCGACGCCCGCGCGCAGGAGACCGACGCCGAGCCCGAGGCAGACGTGTCGGACAGCGAAGTGATCGAGAGTCACGGCTACGCCAATTTCGGCGAGCTGATGTACCCCGCGGACATGGAACACCTGAACTACGTGAACCCCGACGCCCCCAAGGGCGGGGAGATCGCGATCTGGTCGCAGGGCACCTTCGACAGTTTCAACCTCTATGCGTTCCAGGGCGTCGCCGCCGCGCTCTCCACGATCAGCAGCGAAGCGATCCTGACCGGCACCGCCGACGATCCCTACGGGATGTATTGCTTCCTCTGCACGACGATGGAGTACCCGGAGGACCTGTCCTACGTCATATTCAACCTGCGTGACGACGTGACCTTCCAGGACGGCACGCCGATGACGGCCGAGGACGTGAAGTTCTCGATGGAGCTCTTTCTCGAGCAGGGCATCTCAGAGTTCCGGGTCGTGCGGTCCACGTGGCTCGACACGGTCGAGGTGCTGGACGATCACACGGTCAAGTTCACTTTTACCGACGACGCGCCGATGCGCGACCGGATCAGCTTCGCCGGCGGCACACCCGTCTTCTCCAAGGCGTGGTTCGAGGAAACCGGTCAGCGCCTCGACGAGCCGAGCGAGGAGCCGTTGATGTCGACCGGGCAGTACATGCTCGACAGTTTCGACTACAACCGGCAGATCATCTACCGCAGCAACCCGGACTACTGGGGCGCAGACCACCCGTTCAGCATCGGCCGCGGCAACTTCGAGACGATCCGTGTCGAGTATTTCGCCGACGGCGCCGCCGCATTCGAAGGCTTCAAGGCCGGCGAATATACCTTCCGGTCCGAGAACACCTCGCTCCTCTGGGCGACCGGCTACGACTTCCCCGCGCTCGACAACGGCTGGGCCGTGCAGGAGACGATCCCCGACGGCACCGTCGGGACGCGGCAGGCCTTCGTGTTCAACATGGACCGCGAGAAGTGGCAGGATCAGCGCACCCGCCAGGCGGTCGAACTGATGTTCAACTTCGAATGGTCGAACGAAACGCTGTTCTACGGCCTCTACGCGCGGCCGGAGTCCTTCTGGCCGAACACCGACCTCGCCGCGATGGGGACGCCGACCGAAGGCGAACTGGCGATCCTCGAGCCGTTGGTCGAGGAAGGCCTGCTGGATGAGAGCATCCTGACCGCGGAGGCCGTGATCCCGCCGGTCAACGATCCGGGCGAAAACCGGCCCGGTCGCGGTGCGCTGCGCGAGGCGACGCGCCTGCTGACCGAAGCCGGCTGGGAGATCGGCAACAGCGGCTACTACGAAAAGGACGGCGAAGTGCTCGAGGTGGTGATCCTCCAGTTCTCTCCGCAGTTCGATCGCATCGTGAACCCCTACATCGAGAACCTCGAGGCGCTTGGCGTCCGTGGTGTTCTGGAACGGGTCGATTCCTCGACGTACCAGGAACGCCGCCTGTCCGGTGACTTCGACCTCACCAACGCGGGCTTCTCCATGTCGCTGGAGCCCGGCACCGAACTGAAGCAGTGGTTCAGCTCCGAGACGGCGGGCGAAAGCTCCCGCAACCTCCAGCGCCTCCAGAGCGAGGCAGTCGATCGGCTGATCCCGCTGGTGACCGAGGCCGACACGCTGGAAGAACTGCAGAACTCGACCCGCGCGCTGGACCGCGTGCTGCGCTCCCTCCACTTCGAGGTGCCGCAGTGGTTCAACAGCGAGCAGTGGGTCGCCTACTACGACATGTTCCGCCACCCGGAAGAGCTGCCGCCCTACTCGGTCGGACAGCTGGACTTCTGGTGGTATGACGAAGAGGCGGCGGCCGAACTCGAAGCCGCCGGGGCATTCCAGTAA
- a CDS encoding c-type cytochrome produces the protein MFDTMTMTKIIGGFCGTFLIFLLGGWAAEGIYHPGGHGEGEQAYSIAVEESSEGGDGAAEEEGPAFEEVFAAADPAEGEGLFRNCQTCHSLEPGENRTGPSLAGVVGRPVDAVEGFSYSGALEEVVETWTPENLNHFIENPRGFAPGTAMSYGGMRRIEDRANLIAYLETVGG, from the coding sequence ATGTTCGACACAATGACCATGACCAAGATCATCGGCGGGTTCTGCGGGACCTTCCTGATCTTCCTGCTCGGTGGCTGGGCCGCGGAAGGCATCTACCACCCCGGCGGTCACGGTGAAGGTGAACAGGCCTACTCGATCGCTGTCGAGGAAAGCAGCGAGGGTGGCGACGGCGCCGCCGAGGAAGAAGGCCCGGCCTTCGAGGAAGTCTTTGCAGCCGCCGATCCGGCCGAGGGCGAAGGCCTGTTCCGCAACTGCCAGACCTGCCACTCGCTGGAGCCGGGCGAAAACCGCACCGGTCCGTCGCTGGCCGGTGTGGTCGGCCGCCCGGTCGATGCGGTCGAAGGCTTCAGCTACTCCGGCGCGCTGGAAGAGGTCGTCGAGACCTGGACCCCCGAGAACCTGAACCACTTCATCGAGAACCCGCGCGGCTTCGCGCCGGGCACCGCGATGTCCTACGGCGGCATGCGCCGGATCGAGGATCGCGCGAACCTCATCGCCTATCTCGAGACGGTCGGCGGCTGA
- a CDS encoding prephenate dehydratase: MPGRIAFQGELGAYGHQACVEARPDLEPLPCPTFEHAIESVRKGDAELGMIAIENSTYGRVADVHHLLPESGLHIVDEHFLRVRINLLGVPGAQLSDVRRVRSMSILLGQARQFIRDHELETLDWTDNARAARDVAENGDYAEAALASELAAQAYGLNVLARHIEDHDRNTTRFLIMSREPDFSRRGNSAMITSLIFRVRNIPAALYKAMGGFATNGINMTKLESYMVDGNFSATQFYAEIEGHPDDRSVQLALDELDYFTERLRLMGVFPANPRRYERPRPNSD, from the coding sequence ATGCCTGGAAGAATAGCGTTCCAGGGCGAACTCGGCGCTTACGGCCATCAGGCCTGTGTCGAAGCGCGGCCCGATCTGGAGCCGCTGCCCTGCCCTACGTTCGAGCATGCGATTGAATCCGTGCGAAAAGGTGATGCCGAACTCGGCATGATCGCGATCGAGAATTCGACATACGGACGTGTCGCCGACGTCCACCACCTGCTGCCGGAAAGCGGTCTGCACATCGTGGACGAGCACTTCCTGCGGGTGCGGATCAATCTGCTGGGCGTGCCCGGTGCGCAACTGTCGGACGTCCGCCGGGTTCGGTCGATGTCGATCCTGCTCGGCCAGGCGCGGCAATTCATCCGCGACCACGAACTCGAAACGCTCGACTGGACAGACAATGCCCGCGCCGCCCGCGACGTCGCCGAGAACGGCGACTACGCCGAGGCCGCGCTCGCCTCGGAACTCGCCGCGCAGGCCTACGGGCTGAACGTGCTGGCGCGCCACATCGAGGATCACGACCGCAACACGACGCGCTTCCTCATCATGTCGCGGGAGCCGGACTTCTCGCGCCGGGGCAACAGCGCGATGATCACCAGCCTGATCTTCCGGGTCCGCAACATCCCCGCCGCGCTCTACAAGGCGATGGGCGGGTTCGCGACGAACGGGATCAACATGACCAAGCTGGAAAGCTACATGGTCGACGGCAACTTCTCCGCGACGCAGTTCTATGCGGAGATCGAGGGCCACCCCGACGACCGCTCGGTGCAGCTTGCGCTCGACGAGCTCGACTATTTCACCGAACGGCTGCGGCTGATGGGTGTCTTCCCGGCCAACCCGCGCCGCTACGAGCGACCCCGACCCAACAGTGACTGA
- a CDS encoding class I SAM-dependent DNA methyltransferase produces MLSQEDVWDREAAEEYDTPGEGMFAPEVIGPTVETLKRLANGGPALEFAIGTGRVAVPLQDAGVPVSGIELSAPMIAQLRSKVDAATIPVVQGSMVDAEVPGDFSLAYLVFNTIANLMTQAEQVECFRNAARHLAPGGRFVIELWVPQLPRAAAPQATVEVSEDGYILVDTFDVVTQHLVSHHVRFAEGREARLFRSPHRYIWPSELDLMGELAGFELESRSADWSGAPFTGDSRSHVSVYRLKG; encoded by the coding sequence ATGCTGAGCCAGGAGGACGTCTGGGACCGCGAAGCGGCGGAAGAATACGACACTCCCGGTGAAGGCATGTTCGCGCCCGAGGTGATCGGTCCAACCGTCGAGACGCTGAAACGGCTGGCGAACGGCGGTCCGGCGCTCGAGTTCGCGATCGGGACCGGCCGGGTCGCGGTGCCGCTTCAGGACGCTGGCGTGCCGGTCAGCGGGATCGAACTGTCGGCGCCGATGATCGCGCAGTTGCGCAGCAAGGTGGACGCGGCAACGATCCCGGTCGTTCAGGGCAGCATGGTGGACGCCGAGGTGCCCGGTGACTTTTCTCTCGCTTACCTCGTCTTCAACACGATCGCGAACCTGATGACACAGGCGGAGCAGGTCGAGTGCTTCCGCAACGCCGCCCGGCATCTCGCCCCCGGCGGCCGCTTCGTCATCGAGCTTTGGGTGCCGCAATTGCCCCGCGCCGCCGCGCCGCAGGCGACGGTCGAAGTGTCGGAGGACGGATATATCCTCGTCGATACGTTCGATGTCGTGACGCAGCACCTCGTCTCGCACCATGTGAGGTTCGCGGAAGGTCGCGAGGCGCGGCTGTTCCGCTCTCCGCATCGCTACATCTGGCCGTCGGAGCTCGACCTCATGGGCGAGCTGGCTGGGTTCGAACTGGAGAGTCGGTCAGCGGACTGGTCCGGCGCGCCCTTCACGGGCGACAGCCGATCCCATGTGTCGGTCTACCGCTTGAAAGGCTGA
- a CDS encoding SRPBCC family protein, giving the protein MKFSTREDIEAPIDHVFAHVTDHATFERQALRRGADVQRLDGGTGIGVGSRWKVGFNFRGRRRDLTATVTTFDPPNSISVGATTTGIDGLTTIDLVQLSRTRTRLMVAIEMRPTTLAARLMIQSLKLAKSSLDKRLKDRMAKVAREIEISHREKV; this is encoded by the coding sequence ATGAAGTTCTCCACGCGCGAAGATATCGAAGCTCCGATCGACCACGTGTTCGCTCACGTCACCGACCATGCGACGTTCGAACGTCAGGCCCTGCGCCGTGGCGCGGATGTGCAGCGGCTCGATGGCGGAACCGGGATCGGCGTCGGATCGCGCTGGAAGGTCGGCTTCAATTTCCGGGGCCGGCGCCGCGACCTCACCGCCACCGTGACGACCTTCGATCCGCCGAACAGCATCAGCGTCGGCGCCACGACGACCGGCATCGACGGCCTCACGACGATCGACCTCGTCCAGCTGTCGCGCACGCGCACCCGGCTCATGGTCGCGATCGAGATGCGGCCGACGACGCTCGCCGCGCGCCTGATGATCCAGTCGCTGAAGCTCGCCAAGAGCAGTCTCGACAAGCGTCTCAAGGATCGGATGGCGAAGGTCGCCCGCGAGATCGAGATCAGTCACCGGGAAAAGGTCTGA
- the nudC gene encoding NAD(+) diphosphatase: MKLAETVTFGGSGLDRAAELRRDPAELDRLAATPEARTLLLWRGMILAAPDGSALTRLPEESKVLSGTTDERIFVGRDEAGPVFAKELAPWEPDLPEDAPKPAPFSSVSVAHPDAPDGAEFHDLRAIMTALTPREAELAATAKALFGWHASHGFCSVCGQPSEMVDGGWQRRCPDCGGHHFPRTDPVVIMLVVKGNSVLLGRSPGWPDGMFSLLAGFIEPGETIEAAVRREVFEETRVRVGKVNYLASQPWPFPASLMLGCIGEAESTEIEVDPVEIEQATWVSRERMLDVFAGTDPVIRAPRGGAIAAFLLRYWLADRLD, translated from the coding sequence ATGAAACTGGCAGAGACGGTGACATTCGGCGGGTCCGGGCTCGACCGAGCGGCAGAGCTTCGGCGCGATCCGGCGGAGCTCGACCGTCTGGCCGCGACTCCGGAAGCGCGGACACTTCTTCTCTGGCGGGGCATGATCCTTGCGGCGCCGGACGGATCGGCGCTGACCCGGCTCCCGGAAGAGTCAAAGGTCCTGTCCGGCACGACGGACGAACGGATCTTCGTCGGCCGGGACGAGGCGGGACCGGTCTTTGCCAAAGAGCTCGCCCCGTGGGAGCCCGACCTGCCCGAGGACGCGCCGAAACCTGCGCCGTTCTCTTCGGTCTCGGTCGCACACCCGGACGCGCCCGACGGTGCGGAGTTCCACGACCTGCGCGCCATCATGACCGCCCTCACGCCGCGCGAGGCTGAACTCGCGGCGACCGCGAAGGCCCTGTTCGGCTGGCATGCGAGCCACGGCTTCTGTTCCGTCTGCGGACAGCCGAGCGAGATGGTCGACGGCGGCTGGCAGCGCCGCTGCCCGGACTGCGGCGGGCATCATTTTCCGCGCACAGACCCCGTGGTCATCATGCTGGTGGTCAAGGGAAATTCCGTTCTTCTCGGACGATCGCCCGGCTGGCCGGACGGCATGTTCTCCCTCCTCGCCGGCTTCATCGAACCGGGAGAGACGATCGAGGCGGCGGTCCGCCGCGAGGTCTTCGAGGAAACCCGCGTCAGGGTCGGCAAGGTGAACTACCTCGCCAGCCAGCCCTGGCCATTCCCCGCGTCCCTCATGCTCGGCTGCATCGGCGAGGCGGAATCGACGGAGATCGAAGTCGACCCCGTCGAGATCGAGCAGGCCACATGGGTGAGCCGGGAACGGATGCTGGACGTCTTCGCCGGTACGGATCCCGTCATACGAGCGCCGCGCGGCGGTGCCATTGCCGCCTTCCTGTTGCGCTATTGGCTGGCTGACAGGCTCGATTGA